In Triticum urartu cultivar G1812 chromosome 6, Tu2.1, whole genome shotgun sequence, the following proteins share a genomic window:
- the LOC125516338 gene encoding uncharacterized protein LOC125516338, producing the protein MDGNRLLCSRPPADPLSDVLGDDNLLTKILIRLPPKPSSLPRASVVCKQWGSILSEPEFRKRFRKHHRKPPLLGFFRGYAKNFIPSMDSPDRIPAARFSLPKSSTPYHQNEAYMGCRHGFSLLINLHKLETVVWDPLTGEERIVAFPPGCTLGRSWAWHGAVLCVNAEDGHVHGDCFSSPFKLVLIFADYNTPALCSVYDSASGVWGNIFSTMTKTAGMSWLRRPSILVGNALCLLIRGGDVLVFDLEMQSLGLIKKPVENHGTDNWCFQLLRMENDGLGLAVLLDLTIELWERKSNRDGVFEWVLLQKTIPLEGMVPTRMDSVLFVGYDEDANVIVLTTMTGNFTLQLDSMQIKHIVKRNNICHDTFYPYRNFCTPGNTPYYIAQAKKSN; encoded by the coding sequence ATGGATGGAAATAGGCTGTTGTGTTCCAGGCCGCCAGCCGACCCGTTGTCTGATGTGCTCGGAGATGACAACCTCCTCACCAAGATCCTCATCCGCCTCCCACCAAAGCCATCCTCGCTCCCCCGTGCGTCCGTTGTATGCAAGCAGTGGGGCAGCATCCTCTCCGAGCCCGAGTTCCGTAAACGCTTCCGCAAGCATCACCGGAAACCTCCTCTGCTCGGCTTCTTCAGAGGGTATGCTAAAAACTTCATTCCTTCCATGGACTCGCCAGACCGCATCCCTGCTGCCCGCTTCTCCCTGCCCAAGAGCAGCACACCCTACCACCAAAATGAAGCATACATGGGCTGCCGCCATGGCTTCTCTCTCCTAATCAACCTGCATAAGCTTGAGACCGTCGTGTGGGATCCCCTCACAGGTGAAGAGCGCATTGTGGCTTTTCCACCAGGGTGCACGTTGGGGCGTTCCTGGGCCTGGCATGGCGCTGTATTGTGCGTCAATGCCGAAGATGGGCATGTCCACGGAGATTGCTTCTCGAGCCCATTTAAATTGGTTTTGATCTTTGCTGACTACAATACACCGGCACTTTGTTCTGTCTACGACTCAGCGTCTGGTGTTTGGGGAAATATTTTCTCGACGATGACGAAAACAGCTGGAATGTCTTGGTTAAGAAGGCCCAGCATCCTTGTCGGGAATGCACTTTGCTTGTTGATTCGTGGAGGTGATGTCCTTGTGTTTGATTTGGAAATGCAAAGTCTTGGTCTGATCAAGAAGCCGGTTGAAAACCATGGTACCGACAACTGGTGTTTTCAGCTCTTACGGATGGAGAATGATGGACTTGGCCTCGCTGTTTTGTTGGACCTCACTATCGAATTATGGGAGAGGAAATCTAACCGTGATGGTGTTTTCGAATGGGTGCTGCTGcagaaaaccattccactcgagGGTATGGTTCCAACGAGAATGGATTCTGTACTTTTCGTCGGGTATGATGAGGACGCAAATGTGATTGTTCTCACTACTATGACCGGCAACTTCACACTCCAACTCGACTCAATGCAGATCAAACATATTGTTAAAAGAAACAATATATGTCATGACACCTTTTATCCCTACAGAAATTTCTGTACTCCAGGTAATACCCCCTACTACATTGCACAAGCAAAAAAGTCGAATTAG
- the LOC125514653 gene encoding uncharacterized protein LOC125514653 isoform X2, whose protein sequence is MMYPAEVPQGQGACPIPSSPRVDGRRLRRFVVKGAGSVSKVLGDDNLLIEILVRLPPKPSSLPRASAVCKRWGSILSDPVFHKRFRKHHRKPPLLGFFQGYANRFAPIMDSPDRIPAARFSLPKSSTPYKEHAEYMGCRHGLAVVINKHERNTVVWDPLTGQQRSVAFPPWVDDAFMGCFCTWHGTVLCADAEDGHVHGDCFSSPFKLVLVYGGGYNTKAFCSVYDSVSGVWGDVSSTAIRNEISASRPSILVGNALCWLISGGDILVFDFEIQSFDVIEKPAEYHVDDRCFQLLRMEDGGLGLAVLSGLVVQLWERKFNCDGVVGWVLLQKTIPLEGMLPRGMNYVLFVGYDEDTNVIVLTTMIGNFMVQLDSMQIKRIGKRKNMWHNTFYPYTNFYTAGRGVGRKGAANVLSWSNNLGIKS, encoded by the exons ATGATGTATCCTGCTGAGGTTCCCCAAGGCCAAGG GGCCTGTCCCATTCCCAGCTCGCCGCGTGTGGACGGAAGGAGGCTGCGGCGTTTCGTGGTCAAAGGTGCCGGCTCTGTGTCCAAGGTGCTCGGTGACGACAACCTCCTAATCGAGATCCTCGTCCGTCTCCCTCCGAAGCCGTCCTCCCTGCCCCGCGCGTCTGCCGTATGCAAGCGCTGGGGCAGCATCCTCTCTGACCCCGTGTTCCACAAACGCTTCCGCAAGCACCACCGGAAGCCTCCTCTGCTCGGCTTCTTCCAAGGGTACGCTAACCGCTTTGCTCCCATCATGGACTCGCCCGACCGCATCCCTGCCGCTCGCTTCTCCCTGCCCAAGAGCAGCACGCCCTACAAAGAGCACGCAGAATACATGGGCTGCCGCCATGGCCTCGCTGTCGTAATCAACAAGCATGAGCGGAATACCGTCGTGTGGGACCCCCTCACCGGCCAACAGCGCAGCGTGGCTTTTCCACCGTGGGTGGATGATGCCTTTATGGGGTGTTTTTGTACCTGGCACGGCACGGTGTTATGCGCTGATGCCGAAGATGGGCATGTTCACGGAGATTGCTTCTCGAGCCCGTTTAAATTGGTTCTGGTCTATGGGGGTGGATACAATACGAAGGCATTTTGTTCTGTCTATGACTCGGTGTCTGGTGTTTGGGGAGATGTTTCCTCGACCGCGATAAGAAATGAAATTTCTGCGTCAAGGCCCAGCATCCTAGTTGGGAATGCACTTTGCTGGTTAATTTCTGGAGGTGATATCCTTGTGTTTGATTTCGAAATTCAGAGCTTTGATGTGATCGAGAAGCCGGCAGAGTACCATGTTGACGACAGGTGTTTTCAGCTCTTACGGATGGAGGACGGTGGACTTGGCCTCGCTGTTTTGTCAGGACTGGTTGTCCAATTATGGGAGAGAAAATTTAACTGTGATGGTGTTGTTGGATGGGTGTTGCTGCAGAAAACTATTCCACTGGAGGGGATGCTTCCAAGGGGAATGAATTATGTACTTTTCGTGGGGTATGatgaggacacaaatgtgattgtTCTCACTACGATGATTGGCAACTTCATGGTCCAACTTGACTCCATGCAAATCAAACGTATTGGTAAAAGAAAAAACATGTGGCACAACACCTTTTATCCCTACACGAATTTCTATACTGCAG GCAGGGGAGTTGGGCGGAAAGGGGCGGCTAATGTGTTATCTTGGTCAAACAACTTAG GTATTAAGAGTTAA
- the LOC125514653 gene encoding uncharacterized protein LOC125514653 isoform X1 → MMYPAEVPQGQGACPIPSSPRVDGRRLRRFVVKGAGSVSKVLGDDNLLIEILVRLPPKPSSLPRASAVCKRWGSILSDPVFHKRFRKHHRKPPLLGFFQGYANRFAPIMDSPDRIPAARFSLPKSSTPYKEHAEYMGCRHGLAVVINKHERNTVVWDPLTGQQRSVAFPPWVDDAFMGCFCTWHGTVLCADAEDGHVHGDCFSSPFKLVLVYGGGYNTKAFCSVYDSVSGVWGDVSSTAIRNEISASRPSILVGNALCWLISGGDILVFDFEIQSFDVIEKPAEYHVDDRCFQLLRMEDGGLGLAVLSGLVVQLWERKFNCDGVVGWVLLQKTIPLEGMLPRGMNYVLFVGYDEDTNVIVLTTMIGNFMVQLDSMQIKRIGKRKNMWHNTFYPYTNFYTAGRGVGRKGAANVLSWSNNLGNFPFSYIFFFVVTQFIRWCIVYAYIFKMHTLG, encoded by the exons ATGATGTATCCTGCTGAGGTTCCCCAAGGCCAAGG GGCCTGTCCCATTCCCAGCTCGCCGCGTGTGGACGGAAGGAGGCTGCGGCGTTTCGTGGTCAAAGGTGCCGGCTCTGTGTCCAAGGTGCTCGGTGACGACAACCTCCTAATCGAGATCCTCGTCCGTCTCCCTCCGAAGCCGTCCTCCCTGCCCCGCGCGTCTGCCGTATGCAAGCGCTGGGGCAGCATCCTCTCTGACCCCGTGTTCCACAAACGCTTCCGCAAGCACCACCGGAAGCCTCCTCTGCTCGGCTTCTTCCAAGGGTACGCTAACCGCTTTGCTCCCATCATGGACTCGCCCGACCGCATCCCTGCCGCTCGCTTCTCCCTGCCCAAGAGCAGCACGCCCTACAAAGAGCACGCAGAATACATGGGCTGCCGCCATGGCCTCGCTGTCGTAATCAACAAGCATGAGCGGAATACCGTCGTGTGGGACCCCCTCACCGGCCAACAGCGCAGCGTGGCTTTTCCACCGTGGGTGGATGATGCCTTTATGGGGTGTTTTTGTACCTGGCACGGCACGGTGTTATGCGCTGATGCCGAAGATGGGCATGTTCACGGAGATTGCTTCTCGAGCCCGTTTAAATTGGTTCTGGTCTATGGGGGTGGATACAATACGAAGGCATTTTGTTCTGTCTATGACTCGGTGTCTGGTGTTTGGGGAGATGTTTCCTCGACCGCGATAAGAAATGAAATTTCTGCGTCAAGGCCCAGCATCCTAGTTGGGAATGCACTTTGCTGGTTAATTTCTGGAGGTGATATCCTTGTGTTTGATTTCGAAATTCAGAGCTTTGATGTGATCGAGAAGCCGGCAGAGTACCATGTTGACGACAGGTGTTTTCAGCTCTTACGGATGGAGGACGGTGGACTTGGCCTCGCTGTTTTGTCAGGACTGGTTGTCCAATTATGGGAGAGAAAATTTAACTGTGATGGTGTTGTTGGATGGGTGTTGCTGCAGAAAACTATTCCACTGGAGGGGATGCTTCCAAGGGGAATGAATTATGTACTTTTCGTGGGGTATGatgaggacacaaatgtgattgtTCTCACTACGATGATTGGCAACTTCATGGTCCAACTTGACTCCATGCAAATCAAACGTATTGGTAAAAGAAAAAACATGTGGCACAACACCTTTTATCCCTACACGAATTTCTATACTGCAG GCAGGGGAGTTGGGCGGAAAGGGGCGGCTAATGTGTTATCTTGGTCAAACAACTTAGGTAATTTTCCCTTTTCATATATCTTTTTTTTCGTGGTTACCCAATTTATAAGATGGTGCATAGTCTATGCTTACATTTTCAAGATGCACACACTTGGGTAG
- the LOC125515744 gene encoding uncharacterized protein LOC125515744 — MDAAAEESPRRWPWVVPFVDGETEQPANAVSKVLCDDNLLREIIVRVGFPTTLVRAALVCKRWLRHAADPAFLSRFRKLHPPSLLGYYFSEWSVSSKNLGAPPFHLMLPQPLLQESFGHAPITIHLSSPRFVPMLPQPPELATVIRHLADYRFGVHDDTLLIKHCHNGTIFTQHDKGETELTLGVHRPLCPERGMPIVPPFPCVERNLQWFGAMLSKEGSNGGLSYLYVLGTKDLGKFLVHVYVLQDGVWSLNTSATCQPCLIHWEPKAVLVDNKIYIPARNNDNIFVLDLMTSTFSTIQLPQGVSYNYFRTMLSPADDASGVYLIHVNGFELRIWLSKGNSWLLVDTICLNMLDHTLEDDHNANVRISQVENNAEFVFLRMGGCTLYLDVTSKTLCKLHERTENGRHFSDTKPFMMIWPPIFPVLKDDPARDAM; from the exons ATGGATGCTGCTGCTGAGGAGTCTCCCCGCCGGTGGCCATG GGTCGTACCATTTGTTGATGGTGAGACAGAGCAGCCAGCCAATGCCGTATCCAAGGTCCTCTGCGACGACAACCTCCTTAGGGAGATCATAGTCCGCGTCGGCTTCCCAACCACCCTTGTCCGTGCCGCCCTCGTGTGCAAGCGCTGGCTCAGGCATGCCGCCGACCCTGCCTTCCTCTCTCGTTTCCGCAAGCTCCACCCACCCTCCCTCCTAGGCTACTACTTCTCTGAGTGGTCGGTCTCGTCGAAGAATCTAGGTGCTCCACCCTTTCACCTAATGCTGCCTCAGCCCCTGCTGCAAGAGTCTTTTGGCCATGCCCCCATCACCATCCACCTTTCTAGTCCACGCTTTGTCCCGATGCTACCTCAGCCCCCAGAGCTTGCCACTGTCATCCGTCACCTTGCTGACTACAGGTTCGGTGTCCACGATGACACTCTACTGATCAAGCACTGCCATAACGGCACCATCTTCACCCAGCATGACAAAGGAGAAACAGAATTGACACTTGGAGTGCACCGCCCGCTGTGCCCTGAGAGAGGTATGCCTATCGTCCCACCATTCCCATGTGTGGAACGCAATCTCCAATGGTTTGGTGCAATGCTCTCCAAAGAAGGAAGCAACGGTGGCTTGTCCTACCTGTATGTGTTGGGTACCAAGGACTTGGGAAAGTTCCtggtgcatgtgtatgtgttgcAAGATGGTGTTTGGTCCCTGAATACCTCGGCCACATGCCAGCCCTGTCTTATCCATTGGGAACCAAAAGCTGTGCTTGTTGACAACAAAATCTATATCCCGGCCCGCAACAATGACAACATTTTTGTCTTGGATTTGATGACCTCAACTTTCTCCACAATTCAGCTCCCACAAGGAGTAAGCTATAACTATTTTAGGACCATGCTGTCACCGGCCGATGACGCTTCCGGCGTTTATCTCATCCATGTCAACGGATTTGAACTTCGCATATGGCTCTCCAAGGGGAACAGCTGGTTACTGGTCGATACCATTTGTTTGAATATGTTAGATCACACGCTTGAGGACGACCATAATGCAAATGTCCGGATAAGCCAGGTTGAAAACAATGCTGAGTTTGTTTTCTTGAGGATGGGTGGATGCACACTCTATCTGGACGTCACGAGCAAGACACTGTGTAAATTGCATGAGAGGACAGAAAATGGTCGACATTTCAGTGATACCAAGCCTTTTATGATGATTTGGCCACCCATATTCCCTGTGCTCAAGGATGATCCTGCAAG